The genomic stretch actgtaatactgcatactacatcactcttaatactgtaatactgcatactacatcactcttaatactgcagtaattttactgtaatactgcatactacatcactcataatactgcagtacttttattgtaatactgcatactacatcgctcataatactgcagtacttttactgtaatactgcatactacatcgctcataatactgcagtacttttactgtaatactgcatactacatcactcataatactgcagtacttttactgtaatactgcatactacatcactcataatactgcagtacttttactgtaatactgcatactacatcactcataatactgcattacttttactgtaataataataataccccctcctctcctttagggggcagtagagtaaatattgggCAGGTTTAGTGACCTGGAAATGGTTTTACAGCCTCATGCGTTCACAGTTGAAGTAAAGCAGcttcaacaacattaataaaactctgaactgtttttttctgggttTATTTTGTCCAGCATGTCTTCAAAAAGCAGAGATAACGAGGATAACTTAGAGGGACAGTCTGCAGTGAAGGAGGAGCTCAACAGAAAGGtaacaatataaacaaacacactaatATCAGCTGTTTTATGTACAATTATgttatatgtgtaaatatagtGACTCTGTTAGCAGCTATTTTTTCTCATCTGTATCTATTTTTaataaggaaaagaaagaaaatgcaccTAATGTTAGccccacacacataaactcaaaatacacactttaacacatataaacacacgtATATCAGATTATAGATCATCTTtacagacattttatagacttatATTAATTCTCTGGAGACTTAATTTAACCCTAATTTTAACAACTGACTCCCTAAATAATGTGCTGTTccccactggtttcatctttaacaatgtgttgtattataaaagcttgttatattatccattgtgtcaaatcttcatctgtaaagtaactaaagctgttaaataaatatagtggagtagaaagtacaatatgtccctttttgaaatgtatgtttacattttgtcagatcagtgaaatattttgtgtttctgaCTCTCAGATCAAGGAGCAGAAAGTTGTTGTGGATGAACTCTCCAACCTGAAGAAGAACAGAGTGAGTTAAAGCCATTTTAAGCTAGTTTAACATTGTATAGTAAAGTAGTAtatggaaaaatgaatgaaatgaaaacatgtaagctttgtaaaaaaacagaaggtCCTGAGTGtcgtctaagcaatgttttgtctatagaccagtagactaaattctgtatattgtagatgtgttgggtccgcccatatttgggcatggctcaacctgtggcattatctgtgttGGTTAAAGTCTATCCCGGgggagagaaacttcagaattgaagggagcatcagaacataacgtgtactgatcattcattcacttctcctcgatcaagtaaataaaccttttcaatgcaagacatcctggactcctgtctgcTCTCTCCATTGacgtatgggctgcataattaaaatcactaACAATAGAGACAATTATACTACAAGTAATGCATCTGgcaaatattttcatatattctCAAACAAGccagcagttgtttttttcttctccccttcacttttttttaaaacaggacTTTGTGTACTTTTGTGTGcattaatgtacattttgtgtttatttttgttacagAAAGTTTACATCCAGCAGAGGAACAGCAACATCTTCTTCTTGGCAGACAGAGGTCAGGCGTTGGGTTCAAGTAAAAGTGAGTTTGGGAGCTGAAACGTCGAGTAAATTAAAGGATGAGTCTGTGatttcaactgtgaagcactttgaactacattaacaaCGTTTGATTGATTATAACTGATgttcttctctgtgtgtctgcagaggaACTGGACAACATGAAAAAGGAGCTTCAGGACATTTAAAAGCTTGAACGATGTGCGGCATCTTCTGTCTGCTGAGTCTGTCGGCGGCTCCGTCCGAACGCGACCGAACTGTTCacgaacatttaaaaagacgaGGACCCGACTCCAGCAGAGATGTCACCGTTTCAAGTCCAAACCTCCGCTGTCAGTGTTTATTCTCCGCTCACGTCCTTCACATGAGAGGCCGTCTCACCCAGCAGCCGCTCCAGGACGGACTCGGGAACCTGCTGGCGTGGAACGGGGAAGTTTTCGGAGGTCTTCCTCTAACGCCTGAAGACAACGACACCTCTGTTGTTTCAGAGCGGCTCTCCTCTTGTATCGACCCctcagatgttttatcagtcctCTCCTCTTTACGGGGGCCGTGGGCCTTCGTCTACTACCAGAAGGATGGAGACTTCCTCTGGTTCGGCAGGGACTTCTTCGGCCGGCGGAGTTTATTGTGGAGATTTGACGCAGAGTTCGACGCTTTGACTTTGACTTCTGTTGCGGCGCAGACGTCTGAAGCTGTTAACTCTGCGTGGCGTGAAGTCCCAGCAGCTGGCGTGTTCAGGATCGATCTGAAAGCTTTTACAGAAACAAGAGCTTTGACTTTTGAGGTTTATCCTTGGGCTCACACAGGAGATGATGTCTTATCTAGCTGCAGTGAAACATCAGTCCCTATTGGCTGCACTGCTGTCATCAACCAATCGGGTCTTTTTCTCACCTCGCCCGTCTCCCGTCTCAACACGTCCCTCCCAAAATCGACAAATGAGACAGAAACTTGCTCGAACTCACATTTATCTGTTGAAGATCTGCAGCAGCTGCTAGAAGGCAAAGAGAAAGACGATGAAGTGAGCGCTCTCATCGATGTTCTGAGCGAGGCGGTGAGGCGGCGGGTTCAGTTTCTGCCTTTtagggagaaagaagaagaagaagaagactcgCCTCCTACTCCTGAGCGAGCGACTGTTGCCGTGCTTTTCTCAGGAGGCATCGATTCGATGATCCTGGCCGCTCTAGCCGACCGTCACATACCTGCTCACCAGCCGATAGACCTCCTCAATGTAGCGTTTAAACTTCAGGAGCCGAAGAAGCAGAAAGAGTCTGTGAAGAAAcccaaaaagcacaaaaataaaCCCTCAAATTCAAACACAGACCGAGCAGCTGACTCGAAAACATTCAACCCCTTCGACGTTCCCGACAGAATAACCGGGAAAGCCGGGCTCAAAGAGTTAAGAGACTTGAATCCTGACAGGAAGTGGAACTTTGTGGAAGTCAACGTGAcgcaggaggagctgcagaaaATGAGGCGGGAGCGCGTTTGTCACTTGGTTCACCCGCTGGAGACGGTGCTAGACGACAGCATCGGGTGTGCTGTGTGGTTCGCAGCGAGAGGGACGGGGGTCATCatgaaggaagaggaaaaggaggaggaggaagagaggagctTCATGTCGACAGCGAAGGTGAAGCACAAATACCAGATTTtgaacatactgttcatattctgacttataatGACACCAATTCACAATAATAatttcccccatcagtcattaacaaatgtttgattaatcttctgtaaatggagaaaaaaaagatatttacaaTTACTGtgttatggtccaggagaacattttacagaatatgaagaatacgacatgtttgaatgctgatttttgaaccttttaaaaacaaataaaaacaggttaaatttgtacttttctatatataaaaatgtgtatcatctgcacaaaaatgtatatttggactaaatccacagtcctccttctgtgcaaaaaaaagtatttaaaagttgatctgaagctaaaatgaagcttcagttttgtccaaatgagtcaaaccaagtttcaacgttagtctttttgttactatacttccaccacagctcaaatgagtcaaatcaagtatatATCTAACAAAGTTAGTTAGGTTTTTTTAGTATGTTTCCCACTTTGTTCCCTTGTTGAGGTACAGTGGAGGAATATTaccaaaaaaagggaaatttggacaaaaaagggaaacatgTCTACATGATTTGACTAAATTGGacggctgaagcctcatattatattaatagttaatctgaagctaatatgaagcttcagctttgtccaaatgagtcaaatcttcatcttttatgtttcaatgttacagtgtttttagtaccaaagtctttttgttactatacttccaccacagttcaacagggaaacactaagagggaatttgatgctaaaaacactgtaaatgtgtcagatatcacttgatatgactaactcacactgatgaagctgaatagaagcttcacatctactttttaAGATGTTTCTCAGCTCTAACAGTCTCTCTTATTTAACGCCTGCAGGTTATTTTGACGGGAATCGGAGCGGACGAGCAGCTGGCCGGTTACTCCAGACACAGAGTTCGCTTTAAGACGTCTGGACACGAGGGACTGATCCAGGAACTGGTCATGGAGCTGGGCCGGATCTCCTCCAGGAACCTCGGCAGAGATGACCGAGTGATAGGCGACCACGGGAAGGAAGCGAGGTGGGTGTGGTGCATGTTACAGATTTGGATTTAAGGGTAATTTAAAAGGTCCTGAATGTGTTTATATCCATCACAAGTCAACAGAGACAACAGTGGTGACtttgaatatgtttatttagtAATAAAACATGACAGATATTAGGTTTTCTTAACAATTAAAACAGGGAAAATCAACAATTGTTCTTCTACATGATCATTTACTGCAGTCATTTTTTCAGTGTTAATATTCAGTATGTAGTTTGATATCAAAATGATTCAAGGTATATAAATCAGGGGTGTtgaactcattttagttcaggggccacatgcAGTCACAATTTGATCTCGAGTGGGCCGTACCAGTAATATCATTgcataataatgttaaataagtATGAGATAGGAAAAGATTTATGTCACTTTAAATGTTGAGACTTAAATATCCCTTCCAGACATAAAAAGTATTACCtcgtaaaaagaaaaatgtaaatacatctGTTCATTCTTCCTTATTAAGACTTATGATCTGTGAATGGGTCAATGACGAGATGCAGCCCAGTGTCAATGagtgtaaccagtatttattttattattctgatttatatacaggaaaataaatgtgaactaaaatgtggaataattataatccacttttagcaatgcaacactgttttttaaaactaattttacataatttgcgTCAAATTTTTTAGGAAAGTgattgtttttaggatatgtatGTCTAAAATTTTAATGTAGAAAcacttcttttcatttgatgttttgaaatgaagtaattatttgtatacatccacttaaatacaatgtaggtggataaaatatttaatattgatcatttttagtggttacaccatttgacattttcagcattcagtcttacttttggttaaaaatggtgcaaatgtcatttcaaatgatataaaaccaacaaaaatactaaatgtacattttaacaaacctgatgctgcttttaaactatttttggATTTATCATCTTGTCAACTCTTATTTATTACTGACCTGAATATGAAACGTTTAACTGTTACACATAAACTCTGAGTCTGGAGGCTTCagatttccacatcacatttgtttaAGCTGCATTTTTAAACCAGGATTATCCTCAAAAACTAGCTGTGACGTCACAAAACCTGCTCATagttacacattttaaacaacttAAAGATTTAAGGCACCAAACGGCTTTTAAAGTGTCAAAATCTGCAACtctgtgaagctcaaacattaaactgaaggaccaaagaagaaaagacacattttctagAGTGGAAGAAATATCAtttataaagtaaatataattCACGTCAGGATCAgcagcatttatttaaaaacctCTTCATCCTATCAGACATCAGGACTGTGGAGACATGCTCAGACTCTTCTTCATGATTCTTCTGGATCATACAAACTGTTGACTGCAGAATATTTAGGAGTAATCAggatgtttgtgcatgtttaaaatgttcagaGTTCAGCATGTATCTCTCTCGTATGTGCAGGTTTCCGTACTTGGACGAGGACGTGGTGAACTACTTGAACGCTCTTCCCGTGTGGGAGAAAGCCGACCTGTCGCTGCCTCGAGGCGTCGGAGAGAAACTCCTCCTCAGACTGACGGCTAAGCGGCTCGGCCTCGGCCCGTCCGCCGTGCTGCCCAAGAGAGCCATGCAGTTCGGCTCCCGCATCGCAAAGATGGAGGACGGCCACGAAAAGGCGTCGGATAAATGCTCCAGACTCCTCACTGGGTAGACTGGGATCACTGGTTGTAATTAAAAAGAgtataaaaatcatttaaatagaaaatattcataattaAAGTCCATTCAAGTTCATGTTTTGGATGATTTTTGAAACGTTTTgcatcataaaaataaagtttgtgtTCATCTTGTTTCCTCTACATCATGTACGAGTCTTTGTGTTGCAGTTTCTCTCTGAAGTAAAGGTCACACTCGGTGTAAGACGGCAGGTTTCCAACGTCAAAGCGACCGGAGATCTGATGCACGTGAACTGGTTtcctgcaaagaaaaaaacaaacattaatttatAAAGAAATGCAGatgtaatgattttaaatatgTGATAGTTTTAGCTGAGTATCAAAGTAAATTTAGAGGCAGATACTGGAGTTATAATCACAGTTTTTGTCTTATAAAAGcagattattgattattctgAGTATAAAACGTTAACTCAGCAGATCCTGCAGACGTTACCTTGGAATGAGCCAAGACACAAAGTTTCCCGGAGCATCTTTCTCTTCAATAGGAGCTTCCTGTTGGATGAAAACATTAGTTATATTAGTTAAATTATAAAGTATGTTTTAACTCCTGTTTATGTGGCAGctctgatttttatgttttacctTCTTTTCCTGGAGGAAAGTTTCCAGAAGAGGAAGACTGCTCTTAGAAAACACGTAGAAACAAGGAcactgaaacaaagaaacacataaaacaacaggAATGATTAATTAGAGTCGTCTAATTAAAGAgatttacagctgcaacaatcagtcaacattttgataaatgaaTAATCATTTCAGTCTTTGTTTTAAGCCAATAGATTAAGAAAAATTCTGgttgcagctttttaaatgtgatgattttgtgtccacatgacagtaaactgagtctgaaaaactaaacaaacaacaataaatatgatataagCTCTAAAGCTTTCTGCACTGTGGGGACAAAATCCTTTTATTTGCCTTCTTCCACCAAGACTTACTTAATATATATCTTATGTGTcttatgtgaaaagtgtcacATTACTGACAGGCTTAATGAAGTGTGAAGTGAACTTACGGCTCTTCTGGACGTCGTCTCGGACGGTCGAGGTTTCTCCTTCATACAGAGCACCCGAAGATCTTCGTCTACCTCCAAGATCCCGTATTTATGAGTTtctgaacaaataaaaacacgaTCAACAAAATAAACTGTGAGCATGAGGCAGGTTTAGTGTTTTAAGGTGATAATCTCTCCCTTCAGTAAATAGTTTCCATCAGGTGAGACACATCGAGCCTTTATTAACCTGAACAGTGATGTTGGAGTCTGAGTACGGCTGTGACTAATGATTATTCTCTccattaattaatataaatataaaatgacagaaacttGTCATAATCTTCTAAAACCTGAGGTGATGTctccatttctgtttttttattcaaccAGCAGCcaaaacaacttaaaaatattcagtttactaacaaagaaaacagcaaataCTCAAAGatgagaagctggaagcaggaaattgtttgattttcaaaatagttgctgattatttttctattcattaatgaatgaatgaatcgtTGCAGGTCTCGTTCtgagcatgcacacaaacactcaccgTCGTCTCTGCACTGATACGACAGCAGCAGACAGTTTTCTTCACATTTCTTCTGCAGGTCATAAAATCTCTCTTTAACTTCACTGAGGCTGAAATCTTCTTTGAATAGTGTGTCGCTGCagaggaatgaatgaataaatgcatgaattattattttaattattgtctCACACTGCAACATTAAAACAGTCGACATGGTATTAAATCACACACAGTAATAAGACACATAAATAACTTCTGGTGACTGAAATCACTGACgaatttcatttagttttctacattaaaatgacaaagttgATCCTGTCttttaacatatataatatattacatgacgtcctgtttaaaaatgtaatattaagaagccacacagatatatatatattttttttgtcagattatATTTCCCATTATTTTTAGTATTAAActcatttttgaagttgaattttttttgaCGTATTTCTAATTCCTTTTAACTCATTTTTCTTCaaacagatgaaaaacaaaatcttcAATCAAACCAATACTAACTTTTTAATGCTTCCTCACATCCTGCTTCTTAAGGTTTTCATACAATCatataaagtcatttttcaaacaaaaaaaaattggctaGTTTAAAGCTCTAAAATGTGAGATTGTGTTGCTTTTCTTGATCATTAATTACTGtgaatttaatattttggagtTTTGGACAAATTAAGACGTTTACTGACATGATTGTGCTCTAAGATATTTAGGAtatgtttttcacagttttatcGACCaaattgagaaaatgatcaGCAGATTTATTGATAGTaaaaataattagttgcagctttaTTCCACAGGCTTTCCATCCCATCTCTCTCCTGCCACAGTATCAATACTATAAGTTCAGTAAACTCACCCTCCAATAACTATGACATGGTCCTCGAtctcaaagtgcttcactgCGAGCTGCAGACAGGCCACAGCGCCAAGACGCTCCTGCAGGGACGAGAATATTAATATCAGctgcatttaaaggtttaatcaatacaaaacaattatGAACTGAAATACTCcagaaggaaacaaggaaaacaggaaatgtaGAACGTTATTTACGTCGTTGCTTCTCGTTTGATCGCTGAGAATCTCCACATTGGAGAAATGTGCTGCCCACTCTTCAAACGCTGTCTGGTAGAGAGCGTTGGTCTGAGATCAGAAGAAcataatgattcatttattctCAGTTCATGTTAGACATCAAGAAAGATCTGGAAACATTTGAGACATTAGCTGCAAAcatatatctataaaatatattaatgtgatcatatttatacacacatttaactgTCTTCTATATGTTCAACTCAGGAATGATGCAAATCTCTATCAGTAAAGTAACGCGTAACTAATGTGGTGGAATAAAGTACTTCAAAGTTGTACATAAGAGCAGTACTTGAGTGAATTTACTTTGTTATTTTCCATTACTCACTAAACTGCAgtagtggaagaagtattcaggtcctttatttaagtaaaagtaccaatacagcaatgtaaaaatacttcattacaaataaaagtactgcatgaaaaatcctacataattaaaagtacataagtattatgagtgatgtagtatttagtattacagtaaaaatactgcagtattatgagtgatgtagtatttagtattgcagtaaaagtactgcagtattatgagtgatgtagtatgtagtattacagtaaaagtactgcagtattatgagtgatgtagtatgcagtattacagtaaaattactgcagtattatgagtgatgtagtatgcagtattacagtaaaagtactgcagtattatgagtgatgtagtatgtagtattacagtaaaagtactgcagtattatgagtgatgtagtatgcagtattacagtaaaagtactgcagtattatgagtgatgtagtatgcagtattacagtaaaagtactgcagtattatgagtgatgtagtatgcagtattacagtaaaagtactgcagtattatgagtgatgtagtatgtagtattacagtaaaagtactgcagtattatgagtgatgtagtatgtagtattaaagtaaaattactgcagtattatgagtgatgtagttaaagtattaaagtattatcTCAAACTTAAATACTTACTTATATTTCTTAATTAAACATACTTTCTACCTCTCACTACACTGATTGGACTACTCACCACCACATAGATCTTGTGCACACAGCCGGACCGGGTCAGAGCTTGAACCCAGTGTGAGATCAGCTGGCAGCGTCCGACAGGCAGCAGCGGCTTAGCGACGCCGACCAGGTGAGCGAATCTCCCGCTGCGATCCTCCAGCACGTCCCGCTGCAGCCTGGTGCCATAACCAGCAGCCAGGATCACTGCTATCATTATAAACTCAGAGGGATTTATTACTACTGCAAACTGGAAACACAGAGGTAATGGTAAAAGTTGCTACCAGCAGGAGACACGCAGAGCCAAAGTGCAGGTTAGGAAATGTTAGTTTGGTGTATTCTCGCGAGACTTGCCGTACAAGTCAGTAGGAAAAGTCTGATATCGCGAGATCTAGCTTCGGACTAATAGAGCTTCCGGGAGCACTTTTGTTATTGaaaaagaaattacaaaataaaagcagaaataaataattaaaaacaaataaataaaataaaaataaaaaatttaaattgaaGACATAAATTGGAAAAGAGTTTGGCTTCTGCCTCATAAATATAACTTTACCATAAACAAAGCCAAAGTAATACACTTCAAAATCCTACATatttaaccttaaccctaaatttaaaataaaaagttcatGAATATTGATCTCTTGTAGcttttgtaaaattaaaaaaaaaaatacagaaacgATCTCACACCTGTTCTTTgaatgtgaaataataataattatctgATTGTATAttccttttttgtttaaataaaaagttaacaagattaatgattaatacaagataaaaacagaaaaaaataagaaatgcatcattttataatgaaaaaagacaattacATTAATGCCTTGGATTAATTTTCCATATCCATAAATAATCTTTCGTTTTTTGCCTCTTTCTGTATTTAAGTTTAAATGTCTAAAGTGccaaataacacaatataaattAAACTGTCTTTACTTTTATGgcctcacacaaacacagctgtcaATCTTGAAGTTATAATTAACAGACTCATGCTCAACAggaacagaaacaaacacatcagtgaTTTCTTGATTTATTCGCCAACTCGTCGTGACATGAAGGCATATTAAACGct from Scomber scombrus chromosome 13, fScoSco1.1, whole genome shotgun sequence encodes the following:
- the LOC133992841 gene encoding ASNSD1 upstream open reading frame protein-like; this translates as MSSKSRDNEDNLEGQSAVKEELNRKIKEQKVVVDELSNLKKNRKVYIQQRNSNIFFLADRGQALGSSKKELDNMKKELQDI
- the asnsd1 gene encoding asparagine synthetase domain-containing protein 1; translated protein: MCGIFCLLSLSAAPSERDRTVHEHLKRRGPDSSRDVTVSSPNLRCQCLFSAHVLHMRGRLTQQPLQDGLGNLLAWNGEVFGGLPLTPEDNDTSVVSERLSSCIDPSDVLSVLSSLRGPWAFVYYQKDGDFLWFGRDFFGRRSLLWRFDAEFDALTLTSVAAQTSEAVNSAWREVPAAGVFRIDLKAFTETRALTFEVYPWAHTGDDVLSSCSETSVPIGCTAVINQSGLFLTSPVSRLNTSLPKSTNETETCSNSHLSVEDLQQLLEGKEKDDEVSALIDVLSEAVRRRVQFLPFREKEEEEEDSPPTPERATVAVLFSGGIDSMILAALADRHIPAHQPIDLLNVAFKLQEPKKQKESVKKPKKHKNKPSNSNTDRAADSKTFNPFDVPDRITGKAGLKELRDLNPDRKWNFVEVNVTQEELQKMRRERVCHLVHPLETVLDDSIGCAVWFAARGTGVIMKEEEKEEEEERSFMSTAKVILTGIGADEQLAGYSRHRVRFKTSGHEGLIQELVMELGRISSRNLGRDDRVIGDHGKEARFPYLDEDVVNYLNALPVWEKADLSLPRGVGEKLLLRLTAKRLGLGPSAVLPKRAMQFGSRIAKMEDGHEKASDKCSRLLTG
- the zgc:136439 gene encoding glucose-1-phosphate adenylyltransferase, which gives rise to MIAVILAAGYGTRLQRDVLEDRSGRFAHLVGVAKPLLPVGRCQLISHWVQALTRSGCVHKIYVVTNALYQTAFEEWAAHFSNVEILSDQTRSNDERLGAVACLQLAVKHFEIEDHVIVIGGDTLFKEDFSLSEVKERFYDLQKKCEENCLLLSYQCRDDETHKYGILEVDEDLRVLCMKEKPRPSETTSRRACPCFYVFSKSSLPLLETFLQEKKEAPIEEKDAPGNFVSWLIPRKPVHVHQISGRFDVGNLPSYTECDLYFREKLQHKDSYMM